ATGCAGGTCGAACGACGTGCTCCGGCCACCGAGGATGGTGGCGACGAACAGCTCACCGTCGAAACGCAGACACTCAACTCCATGAAGGCGCTGTGGGCCAAAGGCAAAGACGAGGTCTCCGAGGACGAGTACAAGGAGTTCTACAAGCACATTGCGCACGCATGGGACGACCCGCTTGAGGTGATCCCGATGAAGGCCGAAGGGACCTTCGAGTACCGAGCGCTCTTGTTCATTCCGTCGAATGCTCCGTTCGACATGTTCACTCGGGACGCCAGGACCGGCATACAGCTGTACGTAAAACGCGTGTTCGTCATGGCTGACTGTGACGAACTCCTGCCCAGACATCTGCGTTTCGTCAAAGGGGTCGTCGATGCAGAGGACATGTCGCTCCACGTCTCCCGTGAGATGCTGCAGCAGGATCGGCAGGTGTCTGCAATCCGTCGCAGGCTGACCAAGAAAGTTCTGTCGACGATCAAGACCATGCAGTCCGAGCGCCCGCAGGACTATGCCACGTTGTGGACGCAATTCGGCGCGGTCCTCAAAGAAGGTCTGATGTCGGACTTCGACAACCAGGAAACCCTTCTGAATATCTCGTCTTTCGCCTCGACACAAAGCGACGAGGCACTCACGACATTGGTCCAGTATGTCGAGCGAATGAAGGACGGTCAGGAGCAGATCTTCTACGCCACGGGACAGTCGCGTGAGCAGCTTGTGAAGTCGCCGCATCTCGAGGCGTTCAAAGCCAAAGGCTATGAGGTGCTGCTGCTCACCGACCCGGTCGACGAGGTCTGGGTGGGATCGGTGACCGAATTCGATGGCAAACCGTTGCAATCGGTCGCCAAAGGCGACGTCGACCTCGACTCCGAGGATGAAAAGGCGGCGCACGAAGCCGAGCGCCAGGAGCAGGAGCAAGATTTTGCCGAGCTGTTGACCTGGCTGAAGGAGACTTTGGGCGAGTACGTCAAGGAAGTGCGGTTGTCGACGCGCCTGACCGAGTCACCTGCCTGTCTGATCACCGACGCCTACGGCATGACACCGGCCCTCGCACGCATGTACCGGTCTTCCGGACAAGCGGTTCCGGTGGGGAAGCGGATTCTCGAACTCAACCCGAAGCATCCACTCGTCGTGGGGCTGCAGCAGGCGCACAAAAGCGGCGGCGATGCCCAATTGCAGCAACTCGCCGATACTGCTGAACTGCTCTACGGCACAGCACTTCTCGCCGAAGGCGACATGCCAGACGATCCGGCGAAGTTCGCCGGATTGCTTGCAGATCAGTTGGCTCGTACCGTGTAGCTGCGCTGCGCGCCAGTTGTCGACCGTGCGCGTTCACAGCGAACCTGCATACATTAGCCTTGGTGGTCACGAACCGTATCGACTTTGACGGTTCTGCAAACACCAAGGCTATGAGGGCGGCAATGAACTCGTTGGCAACGGCTCTTGCCAACCGGCTGTCCAGCAGCGACAACTACTTGGCCGTCCTGGTTGACGGGCAGTGGACCCGTCATCCATGGCCGGAGGTGCACGCGCGGTCCCAGAACGTCGCGGAATGGCTGCTGAACGACGATGTCGCCGCGCTCGGCCTGACCGGTGAACCCACGGTCGAGTTCATCTCCGCGATTCTGGGCGCCTTCCAGGCCGGCGCGGCCGTTTCGATCACCCACGGGCCGGTCCGCGGCGCCGACACCGATCAATGGGCACGCACGACGCTCGGCAGGTTTGCGGGCATGGGTGTCAGCCACGTGCTCAGCCACGGCGCCCACCTCGAGCAGCTGTCGGCCGCCGAGGGGCCGCTCGTCGTCAAGGAACTCGACTCCGTCGCACCCGCGGGTCGATCGACGACGTTCGTACCGCCGGACCGCCTCGCCCCGGTGGCGATCCTGCAGGGCACCGCGGGGTCGACGGGAGTCCCGCGGACGGTACAGCTTTCGCCGGACGCCGTGCTGGCCAACCTGAGCGGGCTCAACGCCCGCATCGGGGTGTCCACAGTCGACGTCGGATGCTCCTGGTTGCCGCTGTATCACGACATGGGGCTGAGCCTGCTTCTCGCAGGGGCGCTGGCGGGCACAGCCGTCTGGCAGGCGCCGACGACGGCGTTTCAAGCGTCGCCGTTCCGATGGCTGAACTGGCTCACCGAAAGCGGGGCGACCATCACCGCGGCGCCGAACATGGCCTACGGCATGATCGGCAAGTATTCGCGTCGTGTCACCGACGTCGACCTGAGCGCCATGCGGTTCGCGCTCAACGGCGGTGAACCCGTCGACTGCGAACTCACCGCGCGCTTCGCCACCGAGATGGCCCGGTTCGGTTTCGACGCCGGCGCACTGGCGCCGTCCTACGGGCTGGCCGAATCCACTTGTGCAGTAACGGTTCCCGAACCGGGATGTGGCCTTATTGCCGACGAGTCGGGCAACGCGGTGCTCGGCGAGCCGATCCCGGGGATGTCGGTGTGCATCAAATCGGGCGACGAGACGACGACGCAGGACGCCGGGCACGAGGTTGGCGAGGTCATGATTCGCGGCACGTCGATGATGTCGGGCTACATCGGTGACGCCACATTGGGCGCCGACGAATGGTTCGCGACCGGGGATCTGGGTTACCTCGTCGACGGTGCGCTGGTGGTGTGCGGGCGCGCCAAGGAACTCATCACCGTCGCGGGCCGCAACATCTTCCCCGCCGAGGTGGAGCAGGTGGCCGCGACGGTCCCTGGGGTGCGCGAGGGCGCCGTCGTCGCGATTGGTTTCGGAGAGCGGTCGATACGTGCGGGCGTCATTATCGTCGCGGAGTTCCGAGGATCCAACGAGGCGGACCTTCGCGCCCAAGTCGTGCAGCGCGTCGCATCCGAGTGCGGTGTCGTGCCGTCGGATGTCGTCTTCGTCCGCCCCGGCTCGCTGCCGAGGACGACGTCGGGCAAGCTGCCGAGGACGACGTCGGGCAAGCTGCGTCGACTGGAGGTCAAGCGCGGCCTGGAGGCCGGCGAGTTCGGGTGACAGGATGACGCGCGTGGCCGAGCGTGTCAGATTTCCAAGCACCACGGGCCCCGTTTTGGCGGGGCTCGTCGATCTTCCCGAGGGCGACCTGCGCGGATGGGCTGTCTTCGCGCACGGCTTCACTCTCGGCAAGGACAGTCCCGCCGCCAGCCGGATCTGCAAGCAGCTCGCCAGCGAGGGCATCGGTGTGCTCCGTTTCGACAACCTCGGCCTCGGCGATTCCGAGGGGGACTGGGGTGACGGTTCGTTCTCGCACAAGGTCGACGACACCGTTCGCGCGGTCGAGTTCATGAACGAGTCGGGTCGCGAGGTTCGGCTGCTCGTCGGCCACTCCTTCGGCGGCTCGGCGGTGATCGCGGCCGCGCACGAATGCCCGACCGTGGCGGCGGTCGCGAGTGTCGGCGCGCCGTACGAGCCCGGACACGTCGAAAAGAACTACGACGCGCTGGTGGCGCGGATCGAGGCCGACGGTGAGGCGCCGTTCTTGGCCGGCGGAAAGGCGCTCACGCTCAAGCGGCACTTCATCGAAGACGTTCGCAATGCCGATCTTCGCGAGCAGATCCGGACCCTGCGCCGGGCGCTGCTTGTCATGCATTCGCCCACCGACAACACCGTCGGCATCGCCAACGCCAGCGAGATCTTCCGCGCGGCCAGGCATCCCCGCAGCTTCGTCTCGCTCGAAGGGGCCGACCACCTGCTCACCGGCAAGAACCAGGCGGCGCGAGCCGCCAAGATCATCAGCGCCTGGGCCGACCCCTACCTCTGACGGACGAGGCGGCACTCGACGCCGAAGTGGTCGGAGGGAAACACCCTCGGCAGCTCAGGGGAGATCGGTTGCGTTCCAAGCAATTCGATACCGGCTGCGCGCCAGCGGGTTCCCTTGAGAAGCACGCGGTCGAACCGCACGTGTCGCTTCTTGTTCCGAGCGTCGAAGCGCATCAGATTGATCGATGTGTTCTCGGTATAGCCGGGGTCTGCTGGCCGCAGCGCGGGCCACACGTCGCAGAACGGCGCGGCGATCCGTTCGTTTTCTGCGTCGCGCATGTTGAAGTCGCCGAGCACCACGGCATTTTCGGCGGTCCGCAGCGCACGAAAGATCCTGCGCAACTGCCACCCGCGTAGCCGTGCCGAGGACTTGCCGCTGTCCAGGTGCACACAGCAGACGATCTGCCGGGCGCCGTCGAGGGCCAGCTCCGCTTCGAGGAATCCGCGCGTCTGGCGCGTCGGCAGCTGCGAGTACGTGGCCCGCACGATGGGCACCCGCGACAGCATCAGCATTCCGTAGTTGCCGGTGCCACCGTCGACCACCGACGCGGTCAGATACGCCTCGCGTATCCACGCCTGTTCGAGGAAGATGTCAAGCGCCACCGGCGTGACCTCCTGCAGGACAACGACATCGGGCATGCGCTCACCCAGCAGATCGGCGATCGCGTGGTAGCGCTGCTGTGCGTGGTAGTCGTCGAACCAGATGTTGAATGTCGCGACGGTCAACTCGTCGCGGTCGGTGGCCGGTACGTCATCGACATCCACCCACGCAGCTGTCGCCGCATCGAAACGCCGGACCGTGACGCGGCGTCGCCGCCGAAGCAGCCTCACCGCAGCTTGACGACGACTTTGCCCTTGGCGCTGCGGTCTTCCAGCGACGCGATTGCATCGGCTGCGCGCTCGAGCGGATAGATCTCGGGGGTGGGCGCGGAAACCTTGCCCGACGCCAGCAGCGGTTCGAGTTCGGCCCACTGTTCGAGCAGATAGCCCGGATGCGTGCCTGCCCAGGCGCCCCAACCGACACCGACCGCGTCGACGTTGTTGAGCAGCAGCCGGTTGACCTTGACCTCGGGGATCGAGCCGCCGGTGAATCCGACCACGAGCAGGCGCCCGCCCGGCGCCAGCGAACGCAGCGAATCGGTGAACCGGTCGCCGCCGACCGGGTCGACGACGATGTCGACGCCGCGGCCCGCGGTGAGTTCTTTGACCGCATCCTTGAACCCATCGGCGAGTATGACGTCGGAGGCACCGGCCGCCTCGGCGACCGCGATCTTGTCCTCTGTGCTGACCACCGCGATGGTGCGCGACGCGCCCCACGCCGGTGCCAGCCGCAGCGTCGACGTCCCGATACCGCCCGCCGCACCGTGCACAAGCACGGTCTCACCCTCGGTGAGGCGGCCCCTGGTGAGCAACGCGTGATGCATGGTGAGGTCGTTGAAGAGCAGGCCGGCGCCGGCCTCGAACGACACGGAGTCGGGCAGCTTGAACACCCGATCCGGTGCCAGCGCAACGACTTCGGCCATCGCCCCGCACAGCATTGTCAGGCCGCACACCCGATCGCCCGCGGAGACGTGTGCGCCGTCAGGTGCGCTGCGCACCACGCCGGCGATCTCGGCGCCGGGGGTGTAGGGCATCTCGGGCTTGTACTGGTAGAGCCCGCGTGACTGCAGCGCATCGGGGAAGGCCACCCCGGCGGCGTGTACCTCGATCAGGACAGCGCCGTCGCCGGACGGTTCGTCGATCTCGACGAGCTTCGCGGCTTGCGGTCCGTCCAGGCTGGCTATCTGTATCGCGCGCATCGTGGCCTTTCATTCGTCGACGCCATCATTTAACTCCTGCGGCAACTCTGACCAACCGACCGGTAGGCTGATGAACCCGGCAATGTTGCCGAGCGCGAGGGGAGCACCCATGGCGGTAGGTCAACGAGGCCGATCGCGGGCGAGAAGGTTCGCCGCGGCCGAGGCGTTGGGCCGCGGACGCAGCGTCGGCGTGCGTTCCAAGGACGGTATCCGGCTGCACGCCGAGGTCTTCGGGCCCGAGGACGGTTACCCCGTAGTGCTGGCTCACGGCATCACCTGCGCCCTTCGCGTGTGGGCCTACCAGATCGCTGACCTGGCCAAGGATCACCGCGTCATCGCCTTCGATCACCGCGGCCACGGCCGCAGCGCAATACCCGCCAGGCGCAGCGGCTACAGCCTGGACTGCCTGGCCGGCGACGTCGACGCCGTGCTCGAGGCAACGTTGAAACCGGGGGAGCGCGCCGTCATCGCGGGGCATTCGATGGGCGGCATCGCGATCTCGTCGTGGGCGGAGCGTTATCCGGACAAGGTGGCAGAGCGCGTCGACGCCGCCGCTTTGATCAACACGACCACCGGCGACCTGCTGCGTCATGTGAACTTTCTGCCGGTGCCACCCCCGTTGGCCGCCGCCCGCGTCCTCACTGCGGGCACATTGCTCAAGACGTTCGGCGAGGCGCCGCTGCTGCGAGTGGCTACGCGCACGAGCCGACGATTCGTGTCTTCCCTGGCGGTCGGCCGCGACGCCGATCCTGCGATCGCGGAGTTCATCTACGAACTGTTCACCGCGACCCCGCCCGCCGGACGAGGCGGTTGGGCCCGCACGCTCGTCGACCAACTCGGACCGCAACACATCGGGTTGACGAACCTGTCGGTGCCGACGTTGGTGATCGGCAGCGAGCAGGACAGGTTGTTGCCGATGGTGTCGTCGCGCCGAATCGCCAAAGAGGTGCCGAATCTCGCGCAGTTCGTCGAACTGTCGGGCGGTCACTGCGCAATCCTCGAGCGTCCCGATGCGGTCAACAAACACCTGCGCTGGCTCATCGACTCGGTCACCGAGGAACGACGGGTCAGCTCCTAGCCGACAGTTCCCGGTCCACCTCGTCGGCCGCGCGTTGACCCGAGCGGATCGCACCGTCGAGGAAGCCCGTCCAGGTATCGGCGGTTTCCGTTCCGGCCCAGTGGATGCCGTCGACCGGCTTACGTAACCACGGCCCGTACGTCGTCCACGAGCCCGGCGGCACCGCTGCCGTCGGGCCGCCCGGCGCGAATTCCTCTGCGCCCCAGCAGTGATCGAGGTAGTCGATGGGGTGCAGCGCGGCATCACCGAACAACGCCGCGAATCCGGTCAGCGCGCGGTCGCGACGGTCGGCGGGGGGCAGCGGGTCGAACGTCCGCGAGTCGGTGAATCCCAGTAGGACGCCGGGACCTTGAACATCGGAGTCGCCGGGGCTGACGTCGAACGTGATGAACACCGGGCCCTCGTCGGACAACGCCTCGCCCGAACAGCCGTTGGCACGCCAGAACGGCGTTTCGTAGGCGGCGTACGCCTTGCTCAGGTTGCCCTGCGGCCAGTGCTGTGCGAGCTTGCCGTACTCGGGCGGCAACTCCGGTAGGAACGCGATGGCTTTGCGATGCTCCGGCGGAATGGCCACGATGACGGCCTTCGCGGTGACCGTCCCCTTGACCGAGGTGACCTCCAACGTGCCGTCGGTCTGGCGTTCGATTCTGCGCACCGCGGCGTCCAGCACCACGCGCGGACCCAGCTCTTCTGCCATCCGGATCGCGATCTGCTGCGTGCCGCCGGGGAAGCGGTCCTGCTGGGCACCGCCCTCGACGTCGAGCATCCGGCCGAGACCGCCGGCGGCCTTGACGTAGCGCACGGCGTGCAGCATCGACACCGCATCGGGCTCGCACCCCCACGTCACCCGGGCCATGATCGTCATCAGGTCCCTGGTCCCGGCGCTGGCGTGCACGTATCGCAGCCACTGGTCCAGCGTCTTCGAGTCGAGGATGTCGGCGATCGGCGACGTCCACGGTTCGTCCACCGGCACCCGCCGGCACACCCGCTCGAACCGCCACTGGATACGGGAAACGTCGAGTAGCTCGAGGATGGACAGCCTCGGAATCGTGCTGCGGTAGGCGCGGACCTTGCCGCGCCACCGGATCAGGTTCTTTCCGCGGCTGTGGGTCGGCACCGTTTGGCACCCCAGCTCGTCGGCCATCGCGATGACCGCGTCCTGGGTCGGGCCGACGAAGGTGCCGCCGAGGTCGACGGGGACGCCGGCGATGGTCGCCGTCGACGATCGGCCGCCGACGCGGTCGCGGCCTTCGAGCACGACGACCTCGCGGCCGCGTTTGTCCAGTTCGCGCGCGGCCGCCAAGCCTGCGAACCCGGCACCGACGATGACGACGTCGGCATTCGTCGGGATGGTCACGCCACTAGGCTCTCACGCTGTGAAGATCATGACAGCGTTGTTCGGCCCGACGGATGCGATCGAACGCGCGCACGCGCTGCGCGAGGCGGGAGCCAGTGGCGTATTCACGTTCGAAGGGCCGCACGACGTGTTCGCCCCGCTGGCGGTCGCGTCCACCGTCGGTGGCCTCGATCTCATGACGAACGTGGCAATCGCGTTCCCGCGCAACCCTGTTCAGCTCGCGCATGAGGCCAACGACTTGCAGCTGCTGGCGCAGGGACGCTTCACGCTCGGCCTTGGCACGCAGGTGCGCGCCCAGATCGAGAAGCGCTACGGCACGGACTTTGACAAGCCGGTCGCGCGGATGAAGGAGATGGTCGGCGCGCTGCGCGCGATCTTCGCCGCGTGGAACGACGGCGAACGTCTCGATTTCCGCGGCGAGTACTACCGGCACACCCTGATGACGCCGACCTTCAACCCGGGACCGAATCCGTTCGGTCCGCCTCCGATCTACCTCGGGGCGCTGGGTCCGTTGCTGACGCGGGCGACCGCGGAGGTCGCTGATGGCCTGCTGGTCATGCCGTTCGGGTCGAGGCGCTTCCTCGACGAGGTCACCATGCCCAATGTTCGGAAGGGACTGGCAGCTGCAGGGCGCAACGCGGCAGACCTCGCGATCGTTCCCGAGATCATCGTGTCGGTAGGCGAAGACCACACCGCCGCTCGCCGCCTGCTGGGGTTCTACGGATCGACGCCCGCGTACCGCCCCGTCCTGGACGTGCACGGGTGGGGTGACCTGCAGCCGGAGTTGAACACGTTGTCCAAGCAGGGTCGCTGGGAGGAGATGGGCAAGCTCATTGACGACGACATCCTGCACACGATCGCGGCCTGTGGAAGTCCCGCCGAGGTTGCCGCACACATCCGCGGCCGGGTGGACGGCGTCGCGGACCAGATCTGCCTCTACCAGCCCGGACCGATCGCGGTGGAGTCATTGGCGTCGATCGTGGACGCGCTCGGGTCCTGACCCATATCGTGGTACCCAGCCGAACCAAAGGAGGTTGCGGATGGACTTCGATGTCTTGATCATCGGCGCGGGGATCTCCGGGATCGGCGCCGCGTATCGAATCCATGAGAAGAACCCGAACCTGACCTATGCGGTGCTGGAACGCCGCGCCCGCATCGGCGGTACCTGGGACCTGAATCGCTATCCGGGTATCCGGTCCGACAGTGACATCTTCACCCTGAGCTACCCCTTCGAACCGTGGCGGCGTCCGGAGAACGTGGCCGACGGTGAGGACATCCGCGAATACCTGGTCCAGACGGCCCGCAAGCACGGCATCGAGGAGCACATCCGGTTCAACACCCGAGTGCTGTCGGCCGATTGGGACTCGAGCACCGACACCTGGACCGTGCGCACCGATCATGACGGCGACGAAACGACCTACCGGTGCCGCTTCCTGTTCTTCGGCACCGGCTACTACAACTACGACGAACCGTACCGGCCGGACTTCCCTGGCCTCGAACAGTTCTCGGGCGAGGTGATCCATCCTCAGCACTGGCCCGAATCGCTCGACTACACCGGCAAGAAGCTCGTGGTGATCGGTAGCGGCGCGACCGCGGTGAGCATGATTCCCTCGCTGACGGAAAAGGCCGGCCACGTCACCATGCTGCAGCGGTCACCGACGTACATCCTGTCGACGCCTCGCATCAACCCCATCGTGCAGTTCCTGCGCACGCTGCTGCCGGGTCGACTCGGCTATTCCGCGGCGCGTCTCTACAACACCTTTTTCACGGTGGTCGTCTACGCTTTCGCGAGGACGTTCCCGCGGCTCAGCAGGTCCTACGTACGCAGCAGCGCGAAACGTCATCTACCGCAGGGCTATCCGGTCGACACGCATTTCAAGCCACGGTACGACCCGTGGGATCAACGACTGTGCGCCATTCTCGACAACGACTTCTACGAAACGATCGCGGACGGCCGCCTGGACGTGGTCACCGACGCGATCGACCACATCGACGCCACCGGAATCGTGCTGCGCTCGGGAAAGCGAATCGACGCCGACATCATCATTTCCGCCACCGGGATTCAGCTGCAGGCGCTCGGCGGTGTCGCGTTGAGTGTCGACGGCACAGAGGTCAAGCCACAGGACCGGTTCGTCTACAAGGAGCACATGCTCGAGGACATCCCCAACGCCGCGTGGAGTGTCGGTTACATCAACGCCTCCTGGACGTTGCGCGTCGACCTCACAGCGCGAGCGGTGGCGAAGCTGTTGGCGTACATGGACGCCCA
The sequence above is drawn from the Mycobacterium gallinarum genome and encodes:
- the htpG gene encoding molecular chaperone HtpG; translated protein: MTSHVEQLEFQAEARQLLDLMIHSVYSNKDSFLRELISNASDALDKLRLEALRNKELDVDASDLHIAIEADKDARILVVRDNGIGMTRDEVVDLIGTLAKSGTAELRQKLREAKNAAASEDLIGQFGIGFYSTFMVADKVELLTRKAGESGATRWVSCGDGTYTVESVGDAPQGTSISLHLKPEDAEDELHDYTSEWKIRELVKKYSDFIAWPIRMQVERRAPATEDGGDEQLTVETQTLNSMKALWAKGKDEVSEDEYKEFYKHIAHAWDDPLEVIPMKAEGTFEYRALLFIPSNAPFDMFTRDARTGIQLYVKRVFVMADCDELLPRHLRFVKGVVDAEDMSLHVSREMLQQDRQVSAIRRRLTKKVLSTIKTMQSERPQDYATLWTQFGAVLKEGLMSDFDNQETLLNISSFASTQSDEALTTLVQYVERMKDGQEQIFYATGQSREQLVKSPHLEAFKAKGYEVLLLTDPVDEVWVGSVTEFDGKPLQSVAKGDVDLDSEDEKAAHEAERQEQEQDFAELLTWLKETLGEYVKEVRLSTRLTESPACLITDAYGMTPALARMYRSSGQAVPVGKRILELNPKHPLVVGLQQAHKSGGDAQLQQLADTAELLYGTALLAEGDMPDDPAKFAGLLADQLARTV
- a CDS encoding alpha/beta hydrolase family protein, whose translation is MAERVRFPSTTGPVLAGLVDLPEGDLRGWAVFAHGFTLGKDSPAASRICKQLASEGIGVLRFDNLGLGDSEGDWGDGSFSHKVDDTVRAVEFMNESGREVRLLVGHSFGGSAVIAAAHECPTVAAVASVGAPYEPGHVEKNYDALVARIEADGEAPFLAGGKALTLKRHFIEDVRNADLREQIRTLRRALLVMHSPTDNTVGIANASEIFRAARHPRSFVSLEGADHLLTGKNQAARAAKIISAWADPYL
- a CDS encoding flavin-containing monooxygenase, encoding MDFDVLIIGAGISGIGAAYRIHEKNPNLTYAVLERRARIGGTWDLNRYPGIRSDSDIFTLSYPFEPWRRPENVADGEDIREYLVQTARKHGIEEHIRFNTRVLSADWDSSTDTWTVRTDHDGDETTYRCRFLFFGTGYYNYDEPYRPDFPGLEQFSGEVIHPQHWPESLDYTGKKLVVIGSGATAVSMIPSLTEKAGHVTMLQRSPTYILSTPRINPIVQFLRTLLPGRLGYSAARLYNTFFTVVVYAFARTFPRLSRSYVRSSAKRHLPQGYPVDTHFKPRYDPWDQRLCAILDNDFYETIADGRLDVVTDAIDHIDATGIVLRSGKRIDADIIISATGIQLQALGGVALSVDGTEVKPQDRFVYKEHMLEDIPNAAWSVGYINASWTLRVDLTARAVAKLLAYMDAHGYTHAYPHLGDKPMPEKPAWNINAGYVQRSGHVLPKSGTHRPWNVRHNYVLDAIDHRFDRIEESMVFGRAHDRAVKSA
- a CDS encoding alpha/beta fold hydrolase, producing MAVGQRGRSRARRFAAAEALGRGRSVGVRSKDGIRLHAEVFGPEDGYPVVLAHGITCALRVWAYQIADLAKDHRVIAFDHRGHGRSAIPARRSGYSLDCLAGDVDAVLEATLKPGERAVIAGHSMGGIAISSWAERYPDKVAERVDAAALINTTTGDLLRHVNFLPVPPPLAAARVLTAGTLLKTFGEAPLLRVATRTSRRFVSSLAVGRDADPAIAEFIYELFTATPPAGRGGWARTLVDQLGPQHIGLTNLSVPTLVIGSEQDRLLPMVSSRRIAKEVPNLAQFVELSGGHCAILERPDAVNKHLRWLIDSVTEERRVSS
- a CDS encoding endonuclease/exonuclease/phosphatase family protein, which produces MDVDDVPATDRDELTVATFNIWFDDYHAQQRYHAIADLLGERMPDVVVLQEVTPVALDIFLEQAWIREAYLTASVVDGGTGNYGMLMLSRVPIVRATYSQLPTRQTRGFLEAELALDGARQIVCCVHLDSGKSSARLRGWQLRRIFRALRTAENAVVLGDFNMRDAENERIAAPFCDVWPALRPADPGYTENTSINLMRFDARNKKRHVRFDRVLLKGTRWRAAGIELLGTQPISPELPRVFPSDHFGVECRLVRQR
- a CDS encoding TIGR03617 family F420-dependent LLM class oxidoreductase, with the translated sequence MKIMTALFGPTDAIERAHALREAGASGVFTFEGPHDVFAPLAVASTVGGLDLMTNVAIAFPRNPVQLAHEANDLQLLAQGRFTLGLGTQVRAQIEKRYGTDFDKPVARMKEMVGALRAIFAAWNDGERLDFRGEYYRHTLMTPTFNPGPNPFGPPPIYLGALGPLLTRATAEVADGLLVMPFGSRRFLDEVTMPNVRKGLAAAGRNAADLAIVPEIIVSVGEDHTAARRLLGFYGSTPAYRPVLDVHGWGDLQPELNTLSKQGRWEEMGKLIDDDILHTIAACGSPAEVAAHIRGRVDGVADQICLYQPGPIAVESLASIVDALGS
- a CDS encoding flavin monoamine oxidase family protein → MTIPTNADVVIVGAGFAGLAAARELDKRGREVVVLEGRDRVGGRSSTATIAGVPVDLGGTFVGPTQDAVIAMADELGCQTVPTHSRGKNLIRWRGKVRAYRSTIPRLSILELLDVSRIQWRFERVCRRVPVDEPWTSPIADILDSKTLDQWLRYVHASAGTRDLMTIMARVTWGCEPDAVSMLHAVRYVKAAGGLGRMLDVEGGAQQDRFPGGTQQIAIRMAEELGPRVVLDAAVRRIERQTDGTLEVTSVKGTVTAKAVIVAIPPEHRKAIAFLPELPPEYGKLAQHWPQGNLSKAYAAYETPFWRANGCSGEALSDEGPVFITFDVSPGDSDVQGPGVLLGFTDSRTFDPLPPADRRDRALTGFAALFGDAALHPIDYLDHCWGAEEFAPGGPTAAVPPGSWTTYGPWLRKPVDGIHWAGTETADTWTGFLDGAIRSGQRAADEVDRELSARS
- a CDS encoding NADPH:quinone oxidoreductase family protein, producing MRAIQIASLDGPQAAKLVEIDEPSGDGAVLIEVHAAGVAFPDALQSRGLYQYKPEMPYTPGAEIAGVVRSAPDGAHVSAGDRVCGLTMLCGAMAEVVALAPDRVFKLPDSVSFEAGAGLLFNDLTMHHALLTRGRLTEGETVLVHGAAGGIGTSTLRLAPAWGASRTIAVVSTEDKIAVAEAAGASDVILADGFKDAVKELTAGRGVDIVVDPVGGDRFTDSLRSLAPGGRLLVVGFTGGSIPEVKVNRLLLNNVDAVGVGWGAWAGTHPGYLLEQWAELEPLLASGKVSAPTPEIYPLERAADAIASLEDRSAKGKVVVKLR
- the mbtM gene encoding long-chain-fatty acid--ACP ligase MbtM, whose product is MNSLATALANRLSSSDNYLAVLVDGQWTRHPWPEVHARSQNVAEWLLNDDVAALGLTGEPTVEFISAILGAFQAGAAVSITHGPVRGADTDQWARTTLGRFAGMGVSHVLSHGAHLEQLSAAEGPLVVKELDSVAPAGRSTTFVPPDRLAPVAILQGTAGSTGVPRTVQLSPDAVLANLSGLNARIGVSTVDVGCSWLPLYHDMGLSLLLAGALAGTAVWQAPTTAFQASPFRWLNWLTESGATITAAPNMAYGMIGKYSRRVTDVDLSAMRFALNGGEPVDCELTARFATEMARFGFDAGALAPSYGLAESTCAVTVPEPGCGLIADESGNAVLGEPIPGMSVCIKSGDETTTQDAGHEVGEVMIRGTSMMSGYIGDATLGADEWFATGDLGYLVDGALVVCGRAKELITVAGRNIFPAEVEQVAATVPGVREGAVVAIGFGERSIRAGVIIVAEFRGSNEADLRAQVVQRVASECGVVPSDVVFVRPGSLPRTTSGKLPRTTSGKLRRLEVKRGLEAGEFG